The genomic stretch TGTAATGTGTTTATCACCTCGAGTGAAATGTTAACCAGATTTTTCAGTAATTAAACGctgtgttgttctttttttggttACTGACTGGCTTACAATTTGAATTGCCACTGAAAGCGAAATGAAACTCTTTGAGATCCGAGGAGAATTTGTACCAGTTGGAGACAAACTTCACCACGTTTAAAAGAGAAAGTGCGTCTATCTCAATTAACACAGGGTTGTTAATTGATCGCCAGAGTTTGCAAACCTGAATATTTCCCCAAACTCAGCTGGTATTTTGCTCGCTCGCTTGCCACGGTAACTGAACTGTACTCGGCAAATGCTATACTTCCATGAATGTCTTCCAAGTCCACGCGaagcttgttgctgctgcttaCAGTCAGGCGGTGAATCTTGTCCAGTCCAAGCCAAAACTCACCATTCAGATTACCAAAGCCTCGTTTGTAGACGTCCCAAACGCGGAAGAAATCCACGGAGCCgacttgtcttttttgaaagaccgtCCATCCTCCGCCGGCAGTTTTGTGATCACAGTAcacttcaaattctcccaaacAATCGGAATCAATTTTGCACACACCACTGATCTTTTCGCCAGAGTTGAAAACTTCGGCGCAGTTCTTGTAGCCTAAAAATTACATAAGCGGGATGAATTTCTGTCAGTATGTTTTGGTATTATCTCTATCCATCTAAAACGTTGAATGAACGGCATAGAGGAAAATACTATACAGAGCTAGCGAATGTTTTTAAAGCAATTGATCgtaatttgattgatttttaCGTCGGAACAGATGCGAAAACGTAAACCATCGATGTCTTAGAAGTAACAGTATCTAAaatgtatacatgtaaatgcgaGCCTTTGTCGTTAGAACCGCCAGTTCCGTTTGTCTTCAgcgcagcgattgcttctttGATCTCAGTGAGCTGCTGCTCGATCTTCTTACAGCAATGTGGTCCGGCGTAAAAGttgttagtaaaatccaactggtggtctattatcaatgctgcgctctgattggttgagctactagtaggctatttgttatagcctaCTACTAGCGAAAAGCGCcagctttgaaaaccaaaacaacaactaaagtctagctttaactaccgaaagatgttttgtctcgatatttttttgacgaaatagttggattttactaaaacaattattcctcgagcccgaatggcctctgagtcaatagcccattcggccttcggcctcatgggctattgactcagagcccattcgggctcgaggaataattgttaattattcacgTTGCACTGGGGTTTACTAATACCAgggatttttgttgtttgcacagAGGTTTTGGCAAAAGTCCCAACGAAAATCCCGGTAAAAAGCAGAGCTAGCTGGAATGCCATTATCCACTGGTTCTTTCAGGAAACTCGTCTGTGAAGTCAGGAAGCAAAAACTGCGGGTATAAAGTGATTTCTAAGACTTGCGCTTCAGTTCATTTAGTCTTTCTAAACTAGATTTTTCTTGTCTCCTGAGCTCTATTTTGGGAATGCTGAATCATCGATTCCTACCAATCAAATAACAACACATTGTAGTGACTCACAGACGAGGCAGTTGACAACTTTCTGTTGACAATAAGACAGTTCATTAAAAGTTTATGAGATTTTtctagcaaaagaaaatgggcacccaacgagtaatTCTTATGTTCGGAAGGATGGTGGGTTAAaattttcgaatattcgaaGTTAACTCTCGAAGCGTACTAAGATTTTGGACATTTCTTCTGAACAGATTTCCTAGATATTTCAGAAAAGTAGTGAAGAGTGTGAAGAGTGCGAAGAGTGCgtagaaatttcgaaaccacattgaagaacGTTTAAATTTtgctaagggacggaccattagaaaagtgattgGAGGGGGGATgtggaaaaaaccaaaaaaaaaattcatgcaagggaaaatgccaagaaaaaaaattcacgcaaagaagaaggtaaagaaaaaaaattcatgcagatggaaggtccaattgtgacttttatttacagtgcatttcacaaaacttttgacaggcgatttgcgaagttcgttgtaaatttcataagttcgcttcgaacttgggaatttcaatacgtaactgtcaatcaaagggcaaaaaaagggttgacagtcctacacgactcccttgtacatGGTCtagtttctgttgcctttgtcataattttgctctcttgagtacatatttgaatggacgcctcttttaggcggtttcCTGCAGTATtaatttagcaatggtttttgccctatgaggctttacatttgaatctctatattgctgtgtgatacgttttcttccaagaaaatagttgctctcgaaagtaatgttcttagtttcttggtgttgattttctcagcagtaatgtgaatgtgaccttatggcgtctcgcttttgcgccaatttaattctaggctcgaccgGTATATTCATtggcggtagaagcgagtgatcttctggttttaaatgtttgacccggcccgggttcattttgttttcgaacgcctgttacattgtgccCTGTATCAGTGAGGTTGCTGGCTTCTTCAGGGTgtaaggatggcgcagtggtgagagcactcgcctcccaccaatgtggcccggattcgattcctcgactcggcgtcctATGTGGGTTGAGTCTGTTGGTCCTCTACTCTACACcgagagtttttctccgggtactccggtttcccctctcctcaaaaatcaacatttgacttgatttgcgttgattgttaatttcactttacagtttccccaattagtgctccagcgctcaatcgactagacacttaactgaataaagttcttttccttttcctttcttatAGGCTTTGTATGTCTTTTcttctgcgtttcttagcagatcgttatgctctttggaggcgttgtTGCTTTTTTAATTCTTACACTCGTTCTCCTGACTTCTTCaacgtgttttggtttgtggccatggtcaggAGCTGTCCTCGTTGAACCTCTGGAGTTAATTTGTTctcgtcgatgctcttttgatatttgatgtcgatgtctttaggtcgcttctttgtcgaggcattaagacaacccgactctagatggaagtcctctgacatattatttggtcaggcaataccgcggtttcgatcctatcatgTAACGATAGCTTGATTTAAGGTGAACAGCTTTGTCTCTCTTTGTTTCTCATGtgtatatatcattctcacattcgctcaaaataaaatttgtaataaataaatattagaatttggtatctttgtaaatattctataaaattatttgtgcccacaataaaaattagaggATGGGTCTTATCGCCTTGAATAATGattctacaataaaatgaaaaagagcatttacatgtagtagtagtagtgttaaAACTTTACAGAGGGGCTGTGTTGGTGAATGGAGTATAGCATCATTATGATGGGCTGTGGGAGAGGAATTCCAGAGGGCAGGGACTGCAAAAATGTACAGGGAAGCCGTCCACTCCAAGTGGCTTCCTTCTCTCTCACTGTGTGTACATTTCTGAaaagattttgcattaaaaagtggcctgtatcctttgatctgttgtgagtgtacatagaataatttataaatcacaaaaacatagaagatttcactgttaaaaaaaggcaatattGACATCAGTCTATATTATACTGCCATAGCTacaatgagcgacaaaagtgttgagacacttgtcagtaaaattcgattttcttCGTCTTGGATACATTTTGCTCCCCCCTTTCCCccaaaacaatgttgatttttctatttcttcgaCTGCACAGACCACAGCAcctacacaacattgaattgggggccGGGGGTATCAGAGAATTAACActagatgcaaataaaataGAACAAACGCTTAAGTATCGAAAAGCGTCTTTTCCTAAcagtgtctcaactacttttgtcgctcattgtAGAACTATAAATCAATTTATAAAATAGAGAAACGAGGCCGCGGCTCAATTAAATGATTTTTCGTTGACAAGGAGGAGCCTTACAAGTTTGCCATTGAAACTTGCTTTCAATTGCTGTTTCTGGAGAGCTTTGCTGGCCTCGGGAAATAGCCGAAcacttgacaaaaaaataattgacaTTTTTAGCCAGAGTGAAGTGTGAAGAAATGTTCAGGTTAGATATTTATGTTCGTTGTCGATCCTCTTTTTGTGAGGCATGTGTGTAAAGTAAGCTTGGAAGTGGTATTGTTTGTACTGCACCGAGCCCTAGTCCATAGACCAGGTGTATGGATTGATAAATTGGACTTGTAATGGACTGCCTAAGTGGTCGAGAACAAAGATCAGTCAAACGACACTAAACACAAACAGCAAACGGCTTACGTCAAGCACAAATCTGCATAACGccaaagatgaaagaaacatgtttgattttgccTGTTAATGATCTGTAGATACTAAGCAACTTCTTATAAGAGAGGGACGAGAGAGAGAGGCGTTGGAACAAGATAATTTTCGAGCTTTTGTGACAAGTAgcagtttcattgaaacacaataCTAAAGTTTCTGTGTTGACTCCGGACAACAAACACGCAAAAACAAATACAGACTAAAGCTGGAATTATCAAAAGACAATGAATCGAAAACAATTATATTTCTCAACCATTTCCAACCTACGTTTGCAAGAGACAATCTGTGACAAGCAATCAATTTGCAGGATTTGTTTCGTTGATATAGGCGTCGCCACACGGTTGGGGAAATCGGACATTAAGTGGTTAAGTTTTTAGTTTTGTTGggccaataataattattattcaagttCGTTTTTTCGTTAGTATAGaactttgttttcgttttcgatTGAGTACAGAATAAGTTCAACGTTGAGCAATTTCCAGAAGGATCATATTTGGTCCTGTCTAAATATTCAATCGGAAAATCGATCTATTTCAGTATCCATTCAGCTTAACTTCAAACGTCTGATTAAGAAATATGGGTTATTACAATTGTAGTCTTATAATAATCCCACTGCGGTTAGTTGGTTGCGGACTAATCAGAGGCATTGCAGTCATCAGACCCAATCTCATTGTCCATTCAGTATTTGGGTGGAgtagtattttaaatttagaTAATGCTTTGGTTCCCCAAAGTGCTAATCTTAACTTCCACGCGCGGTTTTTTCAAGAGCAGTGATATATCTATCATTTGCCCTTAATATGAATGGTATAGGACAGGTatggtgggaggcgcggtggactcatggttagtgcgctcgactccggaccgagtggtccgggttcggggcctggccgtggacattgtgttgtgttcttgggcaagacactttactctcacggtgcctctctccacccaggtgtataattgggtaccggcgtaatgctgggggtaaccctgcgatggactagcatcccatccagggggaagtagaaatactcctagtcacttcatgctactgaaaccggagataagcgccggcctgatgggccttctagctcgtaagcagtgactttttttttatagGACAGGTATAAGGACTATCCCTTTCCTTTAGAAAATGCACTAAATTCGGTTATTTTAGTAGGAAGTTTATTTTCAGGAGCGATTTTCGGGAAATGTTGACTGCCTTCTCAATTTGCACGCACGGAAAATGGTCGATGGGGTTAACCTGGATCAAAAGCAGTttcaattttgaaatttggtcAACAGGAACCTTTATCcctttaagtttgaaaattggCAGTTGTGGTTTTGTTTGCGAATGGCCCGTTCTCCTTGAGTGAGCGGCATTGTTTTCAGCCGAGCACTGAATAACAATAGACCTGTCATACGAGAAAAAAAACCATTTATGAAAAATCACTCATTCATAACTAGCGCGGATTTTAATAGCAGTGTATCAGTTTTCAGACCAACTTGCCGACCTCATGCCGTGGTTATCAAATACGCGACAATTGTAAACGAGTTGTAGACATGTCCTAAGCTTGTCGCGTGCGACAAAAATTGTACCGTATAAATCAACCTTCAGAGACCTGGAGCTCTTTTTAGAGCTCGTTGAACGCCCGATTTCCCCCGCAAATATTGTGGCGCCATACGCCCGCGTAGTAGACAATCCGATGTTCAAGATACAAATAAATGGAGAAGCTAGTGGAAATCAGGGATATTTGCCACGAGCAGGAGACATTGTATGATTATTTGGAAGCAAGTGTCTTTCGAGTATCTTCCCTCTTGGATACCGATTGGCGAAATCTGGACGCGAGCGCGtgggtcaaacattttccaaaagCGTTAAGAGATGTCAATGGATGACTTAAAGGAACAACAAATGTATTAGCAAAAGTAATTGTCTGgttttaagaaagaaataattgtcT from Montipora capricornis isolate CH-2021 chromosome 12, ASM3666992v2, whole genome shotgun sequence encodes the following:
- the LOC138025666 gene encoding ryncolin-1-like; the protein is MAFQLALLFTGIFVGTFAKTSVQTTKIPGYKNCAEVFNSGEKISGVCKIDSDCLGEFEVYCDHKTAGGGWTVFQKRQVGSVDFFRVWDVYKRGFGNLNGEFWLGLDKIHRLTVSSSNKLRVDLEDIHGSIAFAEYSSVTVASERAKYQLSLGKYSGTAGDSLAYHRGQFMQAFSTKDRDNDNTSGNCASSYKGAWWYKNCHNSNLNGLYLNGKSDPKGMDWFRWKNNHYSVKRSEMKIRPQIF